From the genome of Solanum lycopersicum chromosome 7, SLM_r2.1:
gactgagttcatgatggtccgtcgtgaccacgatgatccgtcgcgaggtctgtCGATCCAGCCGAGTTTGACAGACTTCCAGCAAAGAGAGtccttaattaattaggtttttagtttttataaatagttcaaaaaacctcgtttttgaggttagacccttgattatttttagactctttgttagactcttgatttttgagcttcttttgtggattaaaCTTGAGGACTACtgttacacttttggagaatctttgttattcaattaatttcagtaattgattgttggtgatttttgttcattaatcaagtgaactttcgaattttactctttctcattgaagtaagtgcatgaattcttatatgatatatttgaatattgtgattatgactatgggtgactaaactccataactagggttttgggaaccataggcgaataatgaggtaaaacctaactaaaataacaatgctagaatagtgtcttgcatgtattgataattctttcgcctagaagtccttttaacggatgactaacgttagaactcgccttaatgctacttgccggaccaaggaggtagataataggaaaagaattgtcaacatagatttagtgtatactatctaataggctagtattgattggtaagaggtaataacttagtcaaatatcaaaaatgatgcttaatatgaggtaaagataagggttagtatagcaacacacgtagccggactaaggtgcggagtgaatttttctagatgccgaaccaaggatttagaaatacataacttatcactttgcatgcaagatactaggaaagaattgttatagttagaattatcaggTTATGAACCTGGGGGGAACACGTAAATcgtagttacttttattaattgattaaactccaacatttgaagttgttagttgtctcctttaatttctctagttattttcattcatttagaaataaaccctccctttttatcattttttcttttcaaggaaGTAATTGATTGAACATTAGTTATagtagattgaagttaagtctaaactattttccttgtgggaacaatcccaacctcattagttgggttattttcttgacacgaccactttacttcttatttgagaagtaggTTTGTGCGTATcaaagacctagggactctaactatcACCTTTAAAGCCTACTGTGCAATGTCTAcatagcgtctcataccaccacctaaacttcatggAACTTCTCTTATGCTAGTAGATCCCAAATGGTCAGAATAgacaataaaatacatatatcatGGTAGAAaagcatggaatccagagtGGTAACCTACTTCGatagagggtgttctacttgccaatggtagaacttgaacacatcccatgtaggcacatggttaaggaatatgaaaggcGTGCTTggtactctagtctcatcctTTCACTAGAGATACTTCCCTTACAATACTCACTCGgtctagcctttgttctcataaaaaaatttacattaaaggtttatataaaggggttccatatcaagttcataacccaatcacatttatcataccaaagaggtccactgaAGGCTgccttacaatggcgacaagaagctcataatgactttcctaaggattgatatgatgtcgttctagttaaccaaccttaagtccatcattcattaccagaaggataccattacgactttcgacatcaaggttcataaccttaccactaggttcaaggtttcacataaaggacccttttaacatcattcaaggtctcatgtcatacaagactaagaggatTTAGCATCCCAattcaagacatctcatattcacattcatatatgcctcaagtaagggacataagTTTACCACATAAGACACACTAGGACTTCACTCTATTACATATTGCATATCATATTGAAGAAGCACATAGGCAAAACCTTCATCACCTTTAGATAACCCTATAcactactataacatcatcaatatagcCATCATAAGACTCAATAACCAAttaggaagaatcatgcatcaaccctaagactacacacataaagTCATAGTCATAGTGTAACATGattatataatatcaatagaagaacacatactctcacattacttcacatgtagatagatatgatcatacttcacataaatcaacttcaaaaatcattatagtacttcaagtagtgccgacaaggccatgatcatcataatatataaagtaacgtcgacaaggccacatcaattgcaagtaaagcacatagcaccgccaccataagtggactataccaatcacaacataattgaagtctaattaacataaaataaagaaaatttaggGCAgagtaccaccaatccattttcaacacTTCAATCAAGTGCTAAATCACCCAATTTAATACcataagacccttacccatggccataaacatcaattcaatatataaatatgatactctatgtcaattaaatatagatttatcaatataagacaACCTATACATCAATGAATGCACTTCTTATATCATtgaatagcccatagaaaactacactagaattcataagcattaagtcactATCAAGCAACCCATAAGGTAGTGAAATACTAGGGTTCATCAACTACATGGGTTCATatgttaattgagttaaaataatataattaaaaaaaatcaatcaatataCTATGCTTTAAAACCCTTAATACAAGAACCCACGGATAGATCataaattggacaattcatctttgaaaaatcttaaaaaacTTCTTTGAATTTTGGATCCTTGATGAAAAGAGTTTTAAGGATCGAAAATCATACCTCACTAAATATAATCcaccaatttgatgaagaatctccatTCAGTCCTCCAATCCATGCCCTTCCTTGAGGTTTTCCTCCAATGGAGTATTAAAGACTAAGTAATATCCCTTTATCTTATTTggacatggggtgaatttaaAACTTCACCCCTAAACATTACAGTAACCTGCGCAGAAATAACCTCAACCAACGAGTGGCCATCGATGACTCGTTTCCCAACCAATGGACCGTCGTATTGGTCGTGGTTTGGGACTGAGGCTGGTCTTTGGTTTCTATCCTCCAAAGCCTAATTTTCCACCCACGACACCCATGGATGGGGAATCGACTATCCCACGAGCCGTCTACTGCCTCCGTCGTTTGGGGCTATCTTGGACAGTCTTGGCTCAAGGAAAGTGTCCTTCCTCACTGACCCCTGGTTGGTCCTTAGGGACTTTCACCCCGATGTTTCCGACCTAAATATGTTTGTTTACAAGTTTATGACATCTTACATGAATTTCATTCAAAACTAACACGTTAAACTCGACAAAATatgccaagacacacaaggtcgtttcaaggcaaacttttcgaatgtcatggacgtttgacctccaaacttcacgaaacatgACACACTGCCTTCAAATACCATAATAACTCctttaaggaccttataacctcatgaatcacacataaacacatatgaggcacataggtgacttagtcgccGAACGTCTTGGTAGTCcgttgatgtttgacttccaatttaCCTAAAACTCTAAACACTacctcaataccacattatagacCAATATTTGACCTTATAATATCATGATAAACATTTAAGGTTCTAGTTTTACATAAGTAATTTTCGAGGTATTACATCCTATTTgtcaagggtagaactaggacacattcCATTTAGACACATGGTTTAGGAGATATCAAAAGGTTTCTTTGTACTCCAGCCTCATACTCAAGTAGAGTTACTCCCTTAAGCATATCCACTTGGTGCTTTGCCttagttctcatagagtaagttcattcacaTAAGTATATTAGAGAAGGTACCATTACTGAGTCCTACCAATTAATAATACCATTTCCAAGAAGGGGTCCACAGAGGCTGCCGGTCAAGGTTCATTAGGATAGATCTTATGAATTTATTAGATATGGTTTCATGTAGTTCCAGTCAACCTACCTCTAAGTCCATTATTCCACCTAAGAAGGAGGCATCATTTAGGTCTACCACTTCAAGGCTTCTTTATTAACctacttttcatattcaaggtttcacatttttaaccttcttttcatattcaaggtctCACATTAGTATTTTATAGAAGGGTACCTACTTTAAGTTTACCTAGCCTATATTTCCGTTCGTTCATACATGCATGACAAGGGTGTCTAAGCCTATCAAATCAAGAGATCACATTCACATAACTTTCATCCATCAAGTAGCGACAGCTAGGCCTACCTAAATAAGACACCTAATCAACATATAGAGACTCTTCATAGTATATCATCATCACATACCAACAATTAGATGTAACATACTTTCATTAACAGTATCACATAGCCATACATAATATTCCTTAAGATCACATGAACACCTTCACATTACACATTCTTATAGTAATTCCAACAAGGCCATGTTTATAGCAATTATAACAATTAAGCactaccaccataagtggaccatatcaaTAAATAGCAATCCAATATAAATTCTACATTAAATAAGGGAATTAGGACACTTACCTCCTTACAATAGCCACCATCACCATCACTCAACATCTCCAACAATTCAACACATTAATAGAACTTACCAATTACAATGTCCATGAGACTAGGCCACCAATTCTTCCACGTCAATGATTTAACAAACCCCAATATAGATATCAATAATATAGAGAAAACTATGAACAATGATCAACATATAACTAAATATCCCATAACAATCTAAACATGAATTCAACATAATTAGAGCATAATCAAAATACCCACTTTAGAGCCAAAATTAGGAATTCAAGGAATACATGGTTTCATGGagtttttttatcataaaactaTCGATTAACATTGAATAACTCATAAATCACCAATTTAAATGTTGTTATGGAAGAACCCATGCTTATAATTCGAAATAGGATTTTTACGATTTTGAGATCTTTTAGAAAGCCTTTGAATTGGATCCTTGAATGATAGAAGAATCAAGGATAAAATCATCATACCTTATTGATAGAAATCCCATGAAATTAGGTTTGAAACTTGGAGAATTTTTACTTCTTCCTCAGATCTTGAATGCatcatcaatggaggtttttggagaaagagAATGAAGAGCTTTTGATTTTCAACTTGAGGGTTTTGTTTTGATTAGTGAATTGGGGTTAAAAGTGAATCAAAACCTCTTATAATAAATCTCAAAGTACCCAAAACACCCTACACAATTTGGACCTTTTAAGCAAGTCTCATTTGGCTATAAAATGACGCAACCAAATCTAGGTTATGGCGGTGAGTCATGAGAACACTTCTAATTCTTGGTTCTGGAATTTATTTGAGGCAGAATGGTTCATGACAAGCTCGCGTTGTAAGGAAGACTATTTTCCTTTTAAGTGCCAAGGACGCACCCTAAAAAAGGGGGTGCCTGCATACTTTCTTGGCATCCTCCTTGCCAAACtctgggtcctcctcaaggacatGTTGGTTGGTCTTTAAGAGTCATGTCCGGATGTTTTGACCCTAAGCTCGTTTATTAAGACACTAGGGTCAACCCCTCTAATTTTAAACtctaaacaacacataaaacaccTCTTATATTCTCATAAGGgtttaatattcaatttttaattattttgattgtacAGAAACCCTCTTATATCTAAATTAACCACCCAACCCATGTTTCCCATTTTGTGCAACATTTtgacaaagaaaattaaaaaacttatccgaaaatattttatataaagccAAACAATTAGGTAAACAATTGTTTTAAAACTATAAACAATTTATTCATGTCTATTTCTGTTGTAATGATAATGCAAAATAAGACCAGAAATATTGAAAAACAAAGCAATAGAAATCGGGAGAAAGGAGAtgaatgtttttcttattattccAACTCTTCAAGTGTATACAATATGAATTCTTATGcttctatttatagtgtaataTTGAGACATACAAAAGGTTAGTCATAAAAatgacattaacatgaatatgaTGGAGGAGGTTAACAGGTTACAAGAACAATGATTATAAAGTTGGAGGTTATCGAGGTTATGATTATTGTAACACCCGGTAGCCAAAATagaacaaaatcaattttttcagaaaaatctgcaggtgcgaCAAACGGTGTCATCGACACTCCGTAGGATagatgacggtccatcctgcacaaccgtcgatgggatcagaaactcccaaaaacaTAGCTTGGAAAATTTGGCTAAGTCTTGATTTACGGACaaacctacggtccgtaggtcagagGACGGTACATAGTCTGTTACCGTCAATCGAGAcacccattcacccactctctaacaagagATATGGATGACCAGCACAGTCCTTAGGTGGAAAATGtgcagacagttaaggggaaatagAGTTGGGTTAActaaaaatgatcataactcttagtaaaaaatgaattaatgtcCCATGAACTATccacatatagataattgaattatatttccatagccaccgactttactaaaatcagacctccgagtaaaaagttatgccaaTTTTAGTAACGGCATGTCGAACATACCCAATCGACGGGCCCAACGACAGGGTATCGGTCAGACGATGTGCAATCAATCCTGGCCATCGTTTTGTTTGACCGCAAATTTCCCAgagtctttttgacctttcccactccatTTAAAACTTACATTACGTCGTTTTAACcataaatcatcagattttagtgagtttaatcctagaaacataattaaaacatatccaagtcaaatcattaaataaaaccctacaatattagaactaaaagaggagaaaaaactTAAGAACCCTAGTTCATGAAAGCCACAAGTTCCAACAGTTCCCACCctaaaacttaagtattttttcgtggatttcatcaccggGTATGTGAGATTtgactagtgggttcctttcacccattaggtccctagttttcagtcagattcttgattccgtatcatgattagacctagggtttctagaactgtaacaaaacttcatgaatttattaaatatatgttccaaataagattatcatgttattacttagattttcgcatgaatttcaaaaccctagctttgtatttatttaattcatgaattacacatgctagggatatttcaaacacttcagatatatatgcctcagttataaatgcataattaccagattcattgttgcattctcagtttgcatgttcagtttcgagctatctTGTATTTACAGAAACTAAGACATAATCAATCAGTTAATAGGAttcatgggagtagcataataacgagttggactagggttcagcgtcaCCCAATTAGTCTAataactactagccaagtaggtcgtaagtcccctatgtgggcaatcaatttagtgatcaccccaacatgcctttatacctttggcaagatatattaggtcctctcgatggggcgtatacataggactccacatttagctcatgtggttttattatcggttattagtagctcccacagatcaGCCAAACTCTCTACATTGaacatttatcagtatattcagtattcaatttcagcatgttataaattggccATTGCATTaagttagctcagaaattcAGTATATTATGTTCACATTATTATActttcttttgtgcttgttGAGTTATGTCTTATTcatctttactctatcctacatgctcagtacctttcaagtactgacacatacgtgtgctacatcttctcttgatgtaggttcaagttctcaATATCTAGATCACGCCTAGATTGATTTTCAATCTCTAGTTCAGCAgtttcagtggtgagtccttattttccgaggacaacaatcatgagtttAACTTCAGTCTTCAgttatttagttttagtttttctagatttagctggggcttgtccgagtatttctagtccagtttagaggcttaattcagacatagttagattcaacttagtattgagttaatatttccattgtattaaactcattgtttttaaatatatcagttataaaatatgggtattccttatgtttttagatttaattatgatttagctttcgcattagtttattatctttagtatgctcatgatcctGGTTGCAGgtttagcttgggatcacttgtggttctaAGTTCCATATCCGCGTCTCAAGGGTAGCTCGGGgagtgacaaaacttggtatcagagcactaggtttaagtgtcctaatatgtatgaaaagtcgcactaagtagagtccttttcatgggtgtgaagtgcaccacgtCTAATGAGAGGAAGGCTATGAAttgttttaggaaaaaacttcactttcttggtATTCTTATCGTGCGTGAAGTATGATATTATTCCATTAGAACTTGACATTCTACGTTTCAGATCATACCTTCTCGTAGAGCTAACACTAGGAATGTGAACGCCAGAAATGCAAATGCAACTCCTCCAACCCTAGATGAGGAAGTCTCCAATGTTGAGTTTAGAAATGCCATACAGATGTTGGCTAAGAGTATGACTAACTTGAACAATCGAGTTCATGCTcatatgaatgaaaatggtgaaTCAGTTGTAGCAAGGGTCCGTGACTTTGTTTGGATGAATCCTCCTGAGTTCTTAGGACCGCAAGCTAATGAGGATCCTCAGAATTTCTCGGATGAGATCAATAAGATAtttgaggtaatgcaagtcaGTGGGAATGATCGAGTTGAGTTAGCATCATACCAGTTAAAGGATGTTGCTCATATTtggtacactcagtggaagGAGAATAGGGGTGAAAATATGGCTCCTATCACTTGGGATTTCTTTAGTGAGACTTTTCTCAATAGGTTTTTGCaaatagagttgagagaagcaaaagCCCAATAATTCATGGACTTAAGGCAGGGTAACATGACAGTCCAAGAGTCTGgactcaagtttaaccaactctctaggtatgctcctcacatggttgcaGACTCCAGGGCGCAGATGAATAAGTTTTTGTATGAAGTGTAAGATTTGGCAAAAACTGAGTGCAGAAATGCGATGTTACTTGGAGATATGATCATCTCTAGACTTATGAGTCATGCTcagcaggttgagggtgataatcTTAGGGAACATGCtaaggaaaataagaaggctaggattGGGAACTGTGGCTATTCTCAGCAAAAATTGGGTGGTGGACATCGCTTGCAGGGTCAGCAAAAGTTTTTGGCTCCAACTCCTTCATccgctagtgttccatcctccaagaataGGTACGACCAGAAGGGTAGAGCACCAGGATCTAAATCtcagggaagtgtttcaggcaccaagacttaccccacttgccctaagtgtggtaagaaccattcGGGCGAGTGTCTTGCAGGAAAAGAGGGATGTTTTGGGTGCGGTCAGTCTGGTCATTGGCTGAGagattgtccttctagacaaGGTCAAGTATGTGGTAATGGTAGAGCTCAGTCTACAACTTTAGCAGCACAAATAAGTCGCCAACTCAGCAGGGTAACTCATCTGTTATAGGGGGCGGTCAGCGCCAGAATAGGTTTAATGCTCTTCAGGCTCGCCAGGATCAAAAAGGTTCTCCTAATGTCGTCACTGGTACGTTACGTGTCTTTTACCTTGATGTTTtcatgcattgttagatccagggctactttttcttttgtaactccttatatagGAGTCAAATTCAATGtcagtccagaaactctctcagaacctttctcagtatctactccagtcggtgacccagtCATAGCTAGACGAGTATACAAAATTGCCCTGTCACAGTCTCTcaaaaagtcacctcagcagatttagtagagttagaaatggttgacttcgatgtcattctaggcatggattggttacactcatgttatgctTCAGTCggttgtagaactaggattgtttgttTTACGTTTTCAGACGAACCAATCATAAAATTGAATGGTAGTAGCTTGGCGCCTATGGGTCGAtgtatttcttaccttaaggctagaaagatgatatctaagggttatctctatcatctagttagggttaaggattctatccTTGAAACCCCAAGTCTTAAGTCAGTTCCAGTACTCTATGAATTTCCAGAAGtgtttccagaagatcttccTGGAGTCCCCCCGAAaaggaaatcgactttggaattgatctccttccagatgcccagcctatttctattcctccttacagaatggcacAAGCAGAGCTTAAGGAGTTGAAAGAGAATTTGAAAGACCTTCAGAtttaaggagaagggaactagagttccaagtcgatgattgggtttttctgaaggtctcacctatgaaaggggtaatgagatttggaaagaaacgAAAGcccagtcctagatatgtagtaCCTTACAAGATCTTTAAAAGGTTTGGCAAGGTGgtatatgagttagagttgccaatAGAATTAGCAGTAGTGCATCCAgccttccacatctcactcttgatgAAGTGTGTGGTTGACCCAGCCTCAATAGTGACATTGAAGAGCGTGGAGGTGAAATATAGTCTCTCTTATGAGGATATACcaattgagattcttgaccatcAGGTTAGAagtttgagaaacaaagaagttgcTTCAGTCAAGgatttgtggaggagtcagtctatagagggagctacttgggaagcagaagcagccatgaaagctaagtatcctcacctctttccttccgattccactcaaGCTTGACATAATAGTTCCTTTTCAGTTTCAAGGcatttatgcataaattaagtcttagaatcatgtacttacagtttgtacttgcattttcagcgtatTTGCATGTACTTGAAACTTAATTCAATCAGAAACTCAATTCTGAGTGTTTTATAGTGGGGTTTgcagctctctccctctatttcaaatagtttagtATTCATTTGAGGAAGAATGTtaccaagggggagataatgtaacaccccgtagcaaaaatagaccaaaaatcagtttttttcataaaatctgcaggtgcaaccaacgATGGCATCGATGATCCCTAGGAAAGACGATGGTCTGTCCATCACAATCGTCGATGGTATTAGAAAATCCCAAAAACTCAGCCAGGAAAAATTGGCTTAGTCTTGATTGACGTACGGactgacggtccataggtcaaataacggtccgtagtccgtgaccgtcgatcGAGATCCCCATTTAcccactctctaacaagagctatggatgaccagcacAGTCCATAGATGGACCTACGATCcttaggtggaaaatttgcataCAGTTaagggaaatgcagttgggtcaacttcaaatggtcataactcttagcacaaaataaataggtatcccatgacctacccacatatatataatttaattagctCTCCATAGCTACCAAACtttctaaaatcagacctctgCCATTTTAGTAAGGGCATGTCGAACAGGCCCAGTCGACGAACCCAATGATAGGgcattgatacgctcaaacttacttctcaaattagaagtaaagtggtcgtgtcaagaaaataacccaactagtgaggttgggatcattcccacgaggaaaatagtttagacttaacttcaatctatt
Proteins encoded in this window:
- the LOC138337377 gene encoding uncharacterized protein, producing MRFGKKRKPSPRYVVPYKIFKRFGKVVYELELPIELAVVHPAFHISLLMKCVVDPASIVTLKSVEVKYSLSYEDIPIEILDHQVRSLRNKEVASVKDLWRSQSIEGATWEAEAAMKAKYPHLFPSDSTQA